Genomic window (Desulforapulum autotrophicum HRM2):
GGATGGGGCGTTTGTTGTCCTTGACGATAAACCGAGTGGTGTCAGTGATTTCAGGATCTGATTCGTCGGCAAGCTCTATGAACTTGCGTGCCACAAAGTTGTGGATCACATGGTGAAAGGCAAGATCCGCGTCCATGGTCAACGTGTCAGAAAGCTCGGCACCAAAAAAATTCAACAGGCCCATGTAAACCTCTGTCCGGGACATCAGATCCCGGTAGGAAAAACGATTTCCCGGAGAGTTGAGAACACAGTTTGCCATGATGCCGTGGGGGGTAACAATGGCAATGGAGTTGATGGCATTGATCAGTTTATACCCCATGCCCTGGCAGATGCGCCGCTGGTTTTCCTCGTCCAGCCTGAAACCTGGGGCCTTCCCCTGGATGGAATTTTCTTTGTAATCATGGGTTTTTACTGGGACGGTCTCCAAAGAAATTGTTTCCTGGATATAGCGCTGAAGGGAAATGGGTTCGTCAAAATTGATATAGACTTTTCCATATTTCTTCTTGAGGAACCGGCGTGCTTTGATGAGCTGGGAGAGATTTTCCGGATTTTTTTTGCCACCTTCAATCTCGTGGAGGTAGGAGTCCTCTTCAAGTACACGGTCGTACCCCACATAAATAGGAACAAACAGCAGATCTTCACACGCCCTGTTCTGCTGGGCCTTGACAAGTATGGACAGAAAGCCAAGCCTGGGTGATAAAAGTTTTCCTGACCGGGATCTTCCACCTTCAATAAAGCATTCAAGGTTGAACCCTTCGGAGAGCAATTTTTCAATATAGGCTGAAAAAATCCTTGAGTAGAGTACCGCACCCTTGAAGGTTCGCCTGAGAAAAAAAGCACCACCACCCCGGAAAATGGGGCCAAGGGGCCAGAATGACAGGTTGTTACCGGCGGCGACATGGGGGCAGGGCATGGATTTTTTGAACATCACATAGGAGAGCAATAGATAATCCAGATGGCTCTTATGACAGGGCACCAAAATCAGGGGCGCCTTTTGGGAGGCTTCTTTTACCCTGTCCAGCCCATCCTGGTCAATGACTAGCCCCTCAAAAATGTGCTTAAAGGCCCAGGTCAAAATCCTTTCAAACATGTAGATGGTGTTCAAACTATAGTTTGCGGCAATCTCTTCAAGGTATTCAGTGGCCCGTTTTCTTGTCTTAAAAAGGGGTTCACCCTTTGATTTTGCATGCACCTTCATGAACTCCTGAAGGGCTTTGCCGGTAAGAATATCCTCAAAAAGCTCATCCCGGGTTTTAAGAACAGGTCCTGTGACGCATCTTTTTTGACGGTTGAGAATATCCAAAAGGTGATTACGCAGAAAATGGGCCTGGAACTGGGTTTCAAGTTCACTGATGGTGGGGTCTGCCAGGAAAGTTTTTAAATTTACCGGGTCTGAAATTTCAATACTGATCTTTTCAGGACGTTTGATCAATGCCACAAGCCGACGAAGTTTTCCGGGCTTTTCGTTGCTGCCAAGGAAAATATCAAACAGGGTCGGAATACTCCTGACCGGTTTTGAGGAAAAGACTATAGTGTGGGGAACGAAAAAGATGGGTCTTTCGCTGTTTTTTTGAAGCGTGATCAAGTAATGGAGCGGGTCGGGTTTCGACTTGACAAATCTCTGGTAAAAGGCATCACTCTCCACAAGATACAAGAATCCAGTACGTCCCTTGGAAAGCTCAGTTGTAATATATTCACTGTAGAAGGGGTCCTTGAACTTGAAGTGATGGAAAAAGTACACCACCTGGCAGGCGATTATCCTTGCCACCTGTTTCAAAGAGATGAAGGGCAAAAAACCCATGTCCATGCCAATTTCAGGGTAGGGGAGACCTTTTTTTTTCATGACCCAGTTAAGGTAGAGGAATTCAAAAAGATTTTTGTATTTTACCGAATAGACAACCATTCCTTGTTCATTGAGCCGGTATAGTTTCTTCTGCCGTTGAGGGTCAAAGTGAATCCTGGAAAAGACTTTTTCTAAAATTGAAGCAATCACTGGGCTGCCCATGCCCGGGTAAAAACAAGAAAAATGGTCGTTCCGTCTGTCAAGAAAAGTTGATATGCGATTGATCAAAGAGTCATTAACACGGGTTATGGTGTGGATCAGGTGGGTGACAAATTTCATCTTTATTTCCTCTATATAACAGCATAAAATCCTATTTTTACCAGAGGTGGTTTTTGAAGGCAACAGAATAGTTTTCCTTTAAAAATTGCCTTGATTTACTCTGTGCCATATGATAGTTGGTGACACTGTTAAAAGATACGCCAGTGGATATACGGCTGATATACCATTTTAAATGATGATGTAAGTATTAACAGGTAAATTTAATAAAGCGATAAGGAGAACAGGTTATGAAAACATTGATTGGCGGTGCTATTGCAGTCCTTCTTGGCATTATTGGCATAGCAGTATGGTTTGGTGCATTTCTGCAGCTTTTAGCCGGGGCTCTGCCTCCCATTCTTCTACTCGGTGGCGGACTGGCCCTTTATCTCGGGTTTGACGAACTGAAAGATTCATGGAAGAAAGACGAGGGTGTTGATGCACCGG
Coding sequences:
- a CDS encoding 1-acyl-sn-glycerol-3-phosphate acyltransferase, producing the protein MKFVTHLIHTITRVNDSLINRISTFLDRRNDHFSCFYPGMGSPVIASILEKVFSRIHFDPQRQKKLYRLNEQGMVVYSVKYKNLFEFLYLNWVMKKKGLPYPEIGMDMGFLPFISLKQVARIIACQVVYFFHHFKFKDPFYSEYITTELSKGRTGFLYLVESDAFYQRFVKSKPDPLHYLITLQKNSERPIFFVPHTIVFSSKPVRSIPTLFDIFLGSNEKPGKLRRLVALIKRPEKISIEISDPVNLKTFLADPTISELETQFQAHFLRNHLLDILNRQKRCVTGPVLKTRDELFEDILTGKALQEFMKVHAKSKGEPLFKTRKRATEYLEEIAANYSLNTIYMFERILTWAFKHIFEGLVIDQDGLDRVKEASQKAPLILVPCHKSHLDYLLLSYVMFKKSMPCPHVAAGNNLSFWPLGPIFRGGGAFFLRRTFKGAVLYSRIFSAYIEKLLSEGFNLECFIEGGRSRSGKLLSPRLGFLSILVKAQQNRACEDLLFVPIYVGYDRVLEEDSYLHEIEGGKKNPENLSQLIKARRFLKKKYGKVYINFDEPISLQRYIQETISLETVPVKTHDYKENSIQGKAPGFRLDEENQRRICQGMGYKLINAINSIAIVTPHGIMANCVLNSPGNRFSYRDLMSRTEVYMGLLNFFGAELSDTLTMDADLAFHHVIHNFVARKFIELADESDPEITDTTRFIVKDNKRPILDYYKNNAISFFVPAAYTAISILRTDTFQFSSQDLSATYAFLQDFFVDEFSFDEEMSCQEHIDRCLKAFVEQGIMVPNPLMPDTYNITSEGFRKLKLFSSLINPFLESYKVALLFFETHPADKFDEKERIKKIQALGVKMYKRQDIVLKESLSKINYINACNCLSNKGISGSEDLELIKGYTKIIDPLLDLAAVNRP